The Kocuria sp. TGY1127_2 genome includes a window with the following:
- the murQ gene encoding N-acetylmuramic acid 6-phosphate etherase — MTPDIPTTEAIDEQFSEIDRMPTEALARLMNRADSTVPLAVGQRSADIARLVDAAVPGLRSGGRLVYAGAGTAGRLGVLDASECPPTFNTAPGEVVGLIAGGERAIVSAVEGAEDDSAAGGQAIVALDIGPSDTVVGISASGTTPYAVGAVEEAAKRGATTGGVVCNRGSRLAAVAAHAIEVIVGPELVAGSTRLKAGTAQKLVLNMISTMSMVRLGKTYGNLMVDVQSTNTKLKERVRRIVQTVTDAEDSEVETAVEAADGSAKVAILMILAGVDAPRAREELDRDAGVLRAALGRLVRSHS; from the coding sequence ATGACACCTGACATTCCCACCACAGAAGCGATCGACGAACAGTTCTCGGAGATCGACCGGATGCCCACCGAAGCCTTGGCAAGGCTCATGAATCGGGCCGATTCGACGGTTCCGCTTGCCGTGGGGCAACGCAGCGCGGATATTGCCCGACTCGTGGACGCGGCAGTTCCTGGTCTTCGCTCGGGGGGTCGGTTGGTATACGCCGGCGCGGGAACCGCGGGACGGCTCGGTGTCCTCGACGCTTCCGAGTGTCCGCCGACGTTCAATACCGCACCCGGAGAAGTCGTCGGCCTCATCGCCGGCGGAGAGCGGGCTATCGTTTCCGCGGTGGAGGGAGCCGAGGACGACTCGGCCGCGGGCGGGCAGGCCATCGTCGCGTTGGACATCGGTCCCTCGGACACCGTCGTTGGGATATCGGCATCCGGGACGACGCCCTATGCAGTCGGTGCTGTTGAGGAGGCCGCAAAGCGAGGCGCGACGACGGGCGGCGTCGTGTGCAATCGGGGGTCCCGGCTCGCGGCGGTTGCCGCGCATGCCATCGAGGTGATTGTGGGGCCGGAACTCGTAGCGGGCTCGACCAGGTTGAAGGCCGGGACGGCCCAGAAACTCGTGCTCAACATGATCTCGACGATGAGCATGGTCCGACTGGGCAAGACGTACGGGAATCTCATGGTGGACGTTCAGTCGACCAATACCAAATTGAAGGAGAGAGTCCGTCGGATCGTTCAGACGGTGACCGACGCCGAGGACTCCGAGGTCGAAACGGCTGTCGAGGCGGCGGATGGAAGCGCCAAAGTAGCCATTCTCATGATCCTTGCCGGTGTCGACGCCCCACGTGCACGCGAGGAATTGGATCGTGATGCGGGCGTCCTCCGAGCAGCTCTGGGACGGCTGGTCCGGTCTCACAGCTGA
- a CDS encoding PTS transporter subunit EIIC — MPDQEKISQEVIAGLGGASNIGGVENCITRLRIPVNNESAVDVEALRGVEGVLGVVPGSTMQVVLGPGVVDTVARDIDKRLQKEKVTQGSRGGGSVAASESAENPDVTEPTSPNDLQALGAQMKRSQSERGKSPIRGFLGRIANIFLPLIPALIACGIVAGISGVLQNFVANGAWPWAAGAVPVLTAISSGFMTLIAVFVGMNAAKEFGGTPVLGGAVAAIIPFAGVSEISVFGTSLEPGQGGVIGALFAAILAAYIERWTRKWAPESLAMLIVPTVTVLIAGALTLFPLMTLAGWISTGIGTGATWLLGVGGGVAGFVLAGLFLPLVMLGLHQALIPIHTTLISQAGYTILLPILAMAGGGQVGATAAIYLRIRNRALRNTIKSALPAGILGVGEPLIYGVTLPMGRPFITACLGGAFGGGFVGLFNQLGYATGSTAIGPSGWALFPLAAGNHGIGAALAIYAVGLLISYVAGFILTYFFGVPKDLVARMADEDKG; from the coding sequence ATGCCTGACCAAGAGAAAATATCGCAGGAAGTGATCGCCGGTCTCGGTGGCGCTTCCAATATCGGCGGGGTAGAAAACTGCATTACTCGTTTGAGAATCCCCGTTAACAACGAGTCCGCCGTCGACGTCGAGGCATTGCGCGGTGTCGAGGGAGTATTGGGTGTCGTGCCCGGATCGACTATGCAGGTCGTGCTCGGCCCTGGGGTCGTGGACACGGTCGCCCGGGATATCGACAAGCGCCTGCAGAAAGAGAAAGTAACTCAGGGCTCGCGCGGCGGCGGATCCGTGGCGGCGTCGGAGAGCGCGGAGAATCCGGACGTCACCGAGCCGACGTCCCCGAACGATCTCCAGGCTCTCGGCGCGCAGATGAAACGCTCGCAGTCCGAGCGTGGGAAATCCCCGATCCGCGGATTCCTGGGTCGGATCGCCAATATTTTCCTTCCACTGATTCCCGCCCTGATCGCGTGCGGCATCGTGGCCGGTATCAGTGGCGTTCTGCAAAACTTCGTCGCGAATGGGGCGTGGCCGTGGGCCGCTGGGGCCGTGCCCGTCCTGACAGCGATATCGAGCGGGTTCATGACCTTGATTGCCGTGTTCGTGGGCATGAACGCGGCCAAGGAGTTCGGCGGCACTCCGGTGCTCGGCGGGGCAGTCGCAGCGATCATTCCGTTTGCGGGGGTCTCCGAAATCTCCGTCTTCGGCACATCCCTCGAACCGGGCCAGGGCGGCGTGATCGGTGCCCTGTTCGCGGCAATCCTCGCCGCGTACATCGAGCGTTGGACACGCAAGTGGGCCCCGGAATCACTGGCCATGTTAATCGTTCCGACGGTCACGGTTCTAATCGCGGGGGCGCTGACGCTCTTCCCGCTCATGACCCTGGCAGGCTGGATCTCGACCGGCATCGGAACCGGTGCGACGTGGCTTTTGGGGGTCGGTGGAGGAGTCGCCGGATTCGTTCTGGCCGGACTCTTCCTGCCCTTAGTGATGCTGGGTCTGCACCAGGCTCTGATACCGATTCACACAACTCTCATCTCCCAGGCCGGGTACACGATCCTCCTGCCGATTCTCGCGATGGCGGGTGGCGGACAAGTCGGGGCGACCGCGGCGATTTACTTGCGTATCCGCAATCGTGCCTTGAGAAATACCATCAAGTCCGCCCTCCCGGCGGGCATCCTCGGGGTGGGCGAGCCGCTGATTTACGGCGTTACCCTGCCGATGGGCCGCCCCTTCATCACCGCGTGTCTTGGTGGCGCCTTTGGAGGCGGGTTCGTGGGGCTGTTCAATCAGCTCGGCTATGCCACCGGATCCACCGCCATCGGACCGAGCGGGTGGGCGCTCTTTCCCTTGGCAGCGGGCAACCACGGTATCGGTGCCGCGCTCGCGATCTATGCTGTGGGGCTGCTGATTTCCTACGTAGCAGGTTTCATCCTGACGTATTTCTTCGGGGTGCCCAAGGACCTGGTCGCACGCATGGCGGACGAAGACAAGGGGTAG
- a CDS encoding amidohydrolase, translated as MSSFLLRNVREAFTREVLDARITDGRIDLASRISPDIGDEVVDAEGRWLVPGLWDAHVHFDQWAQARSRLDLAGTKSPEAVTRLVGDALAHDSGHGVFFGFGYRASEWSRQATVAELDAVTGSRPVALVSGDMHNGWLNSAAMTLVGAPPRDTPFDEDDWFPLFGRLEPWAPDPESAVRDAMKAAAAKGVVGIVDLEFAANHDVWVRRSQNADTKLRVRTGVYPDLVHTVLERGLASGDVLDERGMVRMGPLKIISDGSLGTRTAHCCEPYLGADEMTHPRGVQNVDPQELVRLLGIARSGGLDVALHALGDAAVSHALDAFQITGSRGSIEHAQVVRWEDIDRMSGLGITASVQPAHLLDDRDVMDRLWADRADRSFAFRAMLDRGVRLALGSDAPVAALDPWLAMAAAVYRSGDGRPPWNQQEALSPREALAASTDGVDRLRSGDRGDVLLLDSDPFGGATSEEAARNLSGMRVAATFVDGRLTHWDF; from the coding sequence ATGAGTTCGTTTCTCCTCCGCAATGTGCGGGAGGCCTTCACCCGTGAGGTCCTCGATGCCCGCATCACCGACGGGCGAATCGATCTGGCATCCCGGATCTCGCCCGACATCGGCGACGAAGTCGTCGACGCCGAAGGCCGCTGGCTCGTCCCGGGGTTGTGGGATGCACACGTTCATTTTGACCAGTGGGCACAGGCTCGTTCCCGGCTCGATCTCGCGGGGACGAAGTCACCGGAGGCTGTCACGCGTTTGGTGGGCGACGCCTTGGCCCATGACAGTGGGCACGGCGTGTTCTTCGGTTTCGGGTACCGAGCCTCGGAATGGTCCCGCCAGGCAACCGTGGCGGAGCTCGACGCGGTCACCGGTTCGCGTCCCGTAGCTCTGGTGAGCGGAGACATGCACAACGGCTGGCTCAACTCGGCGGCTATGACTCTTGTGGGGGCACCGCCGAGGGACACGCCCTTCGATGAGGACGATTGGTTTCCTCTCTTCGGAAGATTGGAGCCTTGGGCCCCGGACCCCGAATCCGCGGTGCGCGATGCGATGAAGGCAGCCGCGGCCAAAGGCGTCGTCGGTATCGTGGACCTCGAATTCGCAGCGAACCATGATGTGTGGGTTCGCCGGTCCCAGAACGCGGATACGAAACTGCGCGTGCGCACCGGTGTCTACCCGGACCTCGTCCACACCGTCCTGGAGCGGGGTCTGGCCAGCGGAGATGTCCTCGACGAGCGCGGAATGGTTCGGATGGGGCCTCTCAAAATCATCTCGGACGGTTCCCTCGGTACCCGCACGGCCCATTGTTGCGAGCCGTACCTCGGAGCGGACGAGATGACTCATCCGCGAGGGGTACAGAATGTGGATCCGCAGGAATTGGTGAGGCTGCTCGGTATTGCTCGATCCGGAGGACTCGACGTAGCTCTTCACGCACTCGGCGATGCGGCGGTCTCCCACGCATTGGATGCTTTTCAGATCACGGGGAGCAGGGGTTCGATCGAACACGCGCAGGTAGTGCGGTGGGAGGATATCGACCGGATGTCGGGGCTGGGAATCACTGCCAGCGTCCAGCCAGCCCACCTCCTCGACGACCGCGATGTGATGGATCGGCTGTGGGCCGATCGGGCCGATCGCAGTTTTGCGTTTCGTGCGATGCTCGACCGAGGGGTCCGTCTTGCGTTGGGCTCGGATGCGCCCGTCGCCGCTTTGGACCCCTGGCTTGCCATGGCCGCAGCAGTGTACCGGTCCGGAGACGGCCGTCCTCCGTGGAATCAGCAGGAAGCACTTTCGCCGCGTGAAGCCCTCGCGGCCTCGACCGATGGTGTCGACCGCCTCCGTTCGGGCGACCGGGGCGATGTCCTGTTGCTCGATTCGGATCCGTTTGGCGGGGCGACATCCGAAGAGGCCGCCCGTAACCTGTCCGGTATGCGCGTTGCCGCGACGTTCGTCGACGGCCGGCTCACCCATTGGGATTTCTAG
- a CDS encoding MurR/RpiR family transcriptional regulator translates to MKKNVKKNSERASPPDVLGSLRALADTLSPGPAKVARFILDDPVRTVPMTLGELARSSRTSDASVIRLARSIGCAGYREMRTLLATSVGRAQGAAADQWSYPVGISAEDAPGDVVTKLAAGEREAISQTERALDAEAVRTVADAVANARRVLVVGIGASGLVAQDLAAKLGRIGLSVHAATEAHDALTFAVLLTSEDVFIGVSASGRTRDVVDPLGLAAQAGARTVGITTQPRAPLGSADHVLVSVASRESGIRLGAMTSRSGQLFVVDALFTMVFQVREEEARRAIARSHEALAFKRSPRPNGTTPQENRNS, encoded by the coding sequence GTGAAGAAAAATGTGAAGAAAAACTCCGAAAGAGCGTCGCCGCCTGACGTCCTCGGCTCGCTGCGAGCGCTCGCGGACACATTGAGTCCCGGCCCGGCCAAGGTCGCGAGGTTCATCCTGGACGATCCCGTCCGCACGGTCCCGATGACGCTCGGGGAGCTCGCCCGGAGCAGCCGAACCAGCGATGCTTCGGTCATCCGCTTGGCCCGATCCATCGGGTGTGCCGGCTACAGGGAAATGCGCACCCTCCTCGCCACGTCCGTCGGGCGGGCTCAGGGAGCCGCCGCAGACCAGTGGTCGTATCCGGTGGGGATTTCGGCCGAGGACGCCCCGGGCGACGTCGTGACGAAGCTGGCTGCCGGGGAGCGGGAGGCCATTTCGCAGACCGAGCGGGCGCTCGATGCCGAGGCGGTACGGACCGTGGCGGACGCCGTGGCGAACGCTCGGCGAGTCCTCGTCGTCGGTATCGGTGCATCCGGGCTGGTCGCTCAAGATCTTGCCGCCAAGCTCGGCCGAATAGGTCTGTCGGTTCATGCCGCGACCGAGGCGCACGATGCGCTGACCTTTGCCGTGCTGCTGACTTCTGAGGACGTTTTCATCGGGGTATCCGCATCGGGCCGAACCCGCGACGTCGTCGATCCGCTCGGGCTGGCGGCTCAAGCCGGTGCCCGAACAGTCGGCATTACGACACAACCGCGTGCACCTCTGGGGAGCGCCGACCACGTCTTGGTCAGCGTTGCTTCCCGCGAATCCGGGATTCGCCTCGGGGCAATGACTTCTCGCTCGGGACAGCTTTTCGTGGTTGATGCGCTGTTCACCATGGTTTTCCAGGTCCGTGAAGAGGAAGCGCGGAGGGCCATCGCGCGCTCCCACGAGGCCCTGGCCTTCAAACGTTCACCCCGCCCGAACGGCACGACACCCCAGGAGAACCGGAACTCATGA